The following are from one region of the Cloacibacterium normanense genome:
- a CDS encoding dihydroorotase — protein sequence MKTLIKNAQIVNEGKIFKSDVLIENDLIAKISSTISEENADTIINAEGKFLIPGVIDDQVHFREPGLTHKGDIESESKAAIAGGVTSFIEQPNTVPNAVTQELLEEKYKIASEKSYANYSFSMGGTNDNLEEVLKTNPRNVAAIKLFLGSSTGNMLVDNPEILEEIFSQVKMPICVHCEDETTIRKNTEIYKEQYGEDIPVKFHHLIRSEEACYLSSSKAIELAKKTGARLHIYHLSTAKEMELFRNDIPLKDKKITAEVCVHHLHFTNEDYETKGSLIKWNPAVKTETDKNGLWEALLDDRIDVIATDHAPHTLEEKSNKYLNCPSGAPLVQYSLPVMFEYFKKGKISLEKVVEKMCHNPAILFEIEKRGYVKEGYKADLVIINPNAEITVSKENIQSKCGWSPLENETFHSEITHTFVNGFLAFENGKVSPEKHGERLLFER from the coding sequence ATGAAAACCTTAATCAAAAACGCACAAATTGTAAATGAAGGAAAGATTTTTAAATCTGATGTATTGATTGAAAATGATTTGATTGCGAAAATTTCATCAACTATTTCCGAAGAAAATGCAGATACAATCATTAACGCTGAAGGAAAATTCCTAATTCCTGGAGTAATTGATGATCAAGTGCATTTTCGTGAACCGGGATTAACGCACAAAGGCGATATAGAAAGCGAATCAAAAGCCGCAATTGCAGGCGGAGTAACCAGTTTTATAGAACAACCGAACACCGTTCCGAATGCGGTAACGCAAGAACTTTTAGAAGAAAAATACAAAATTGCTTCGGAGAAATCTTACGCCAATTATTCCTTTTCAATGGGTGGAACCAATGATAATTTAGAAGAAGTTCTGAAAACCAATCCAAGAAATGTAGCGGCCATCAAACTTTTTTTAGGTTCTTCTACAGGGAATATGTTGGTAGATAATCCCGAAATTTTGGAAGAAATCTTCTCTCAAGTAAAAATGCCGATTTGTGTGCATTGTGAAGACGAAACAACCATCAGAAAAAATACAGAAATCTATAAAGAACAATACGGAGAAGATATTCCCGTGAAATTTCATCACTTAATCAGAAGCGAAGAAGCGTGTTATCTATCAAGTTCAAAAGCAATAGAACTCGCCAAAAAAACTGGAGCGAGATTGCATATTTATCATCTTTCTACCGCAAAAGAAATGGAGCTTTTCCGAAATGATATTCCGTTAAAAGACAAAAAAATCACCGCTGAAGTTTGTGTGCATCACCTTCATTTCACCAACGAAGATTATGAAACCAAAGGTTCTCTTATCAAATGGAATCCTGCTGTAAAAACAGAAACGGATAAAAACGGACTTTGGGAAGCACTTTTAGATGATAGAATAGATGTGATTGCAACTGATCACGCTCCGCATACTTTGGAAGAAAAATCTAACAAATATTTGAACTGTCCTTCTGGTGCGCCTTTGGTTCAATATTCTTTGCCAGTAATGTTTGAATATTTCAAAAAAGGCAAGATTTCTTTAGAAAAAGTAGTTGAAAAAATGTGTCACAATCCTGCTATTTTATTCGAAATTGAAAAAAGGGGTTATGTAAAAGAAGGTTACAAAGCAGATTTGGTAATCATTAATCCTAATGCAGAAATTACAGTTTCTAAAGAAAATATACAATCAAAATGTGGTTGGAGTCCACTAGAAAACGAGACTTTTCATTCAGAAATTACACATACTTTCGTCAATGGTTTTCTTGCTTTTGAAAATGGTAAAGTTTCTCCTGAAAAACACGGAGAAAGATTGCTTTTTGAAAGATAA